The Streptomyces seoulensis genome contains a region encoding:
- the glpK gene encoding glycerol kinase GlpK: protein MTDAHTAGPFIAAIDQGTTSSRCIVFDRDGRIVSVDQKEHEQILPKPGWVEHDANEIWTNVQEVVASAIAKAGITRDDIKAIGITNQRETTVLWDKNTGEPVHNAIVWQDTRTDALCRELGRNVGQDRFRRQTGLPLASYFAGPKARWLLDNVEGLRERAEAGDILFGTMDSWVIWNLTGGVDGGKHVTDVTNASRTMLMNLHTMQWDDKICESIGVPEQMLPEIRSSAEVYGEITGGSLGDLLGGIPVASALGDQQAALFGQTCFSEGETKSTYGTGTFMVMNTGEKIINSYAGLLTTVGYKIGDKPTVYALEGSIAVTGSLVQWMRDQMGLISTAAEIETLALSVEDNGGAYFVPAFSGLFAPHWRSDARGVIAGLTRYVTKAHLARAVLEATAWQTREIADAMTKDSGVELTTLKVDGGMTANNLLMQQLADVLDAPVVRPMVAETTCLGAAYAAGLAVGFWSSTDELRANWRRAAEWTPRMDAETRDREYKSWLKAVERTMGWQDES, encoded by the coding sequence GTGACCGACGCCCACACCGCAGGCCCCTTCATCGCGGCCATCGACCAGGGCACCACCTCCTCGCGCTGCATCGTCTTCGACCGGGACGGCCGGATCGTCTCGGTGGACCAGAAGGAGCACGAGCAGATCCTTCCGAAGCCGGGCTGGGTCGAGCACGACGCGAACGAGATCTGGACGAACGTCCAGGAGGTCGTCGCCTCCGCCATCGCCAAGGCCGGCATCACCCGCGACGACATCAAGGCGATCGGCATCACCAACCAGCGCGAGACGACCGTGCTGTGGGACAAGAACACCGGTGAGCCCGTCCACAACGCCATCGTCTGGCAGGACACCCGCACCGACGCCCTCTGCCGGGAGCTGGGCCGCAACGTCGGCCAGGACCGCTTCCGCCGCCAGACCGGCCTCCCGCTGGCCTCCTACTTCGCCGGGCCCAAGGCCCGCTGGCTGCTGGACAACGTCGAGGGCCTGCGCGAGCGCGCCGAGGCGGGCGACATCCTCTTCGGCACCATGGACAGCTGGGTCATCTGGAACCTGACCGGCGGCGTGGACGGCGGCAAGCACGTCACCGACGTCACCAACGCCTCGCGCACCATGCTGATGAACCTGCACACCATGCAGTGGGACGACAAGATCTGCGAGTCCATCGGCGTCCCCGAGCAGATGCTGCCCGAGATCCGGTCCTCCGCCGAGGTCTACGGCGAGATCACCGGCGGCAGCCTGGGCGACCTGCTCGGCGGCATCCCGGTCGCCTCCGCGCTCGGCGACCAGCAGGCGGCCCTGTTCGGCCAGACCTGCTTCTCCGAGGGCGAGACCAAGTCGACCTACGGCACCGGCACCTTCATGGTGATGAACACCGGCGAGAAGATCATCAACTCCTACGCCGGTCTGCTGACCACCGTCGGCTACAAGATCGGCGACAAGCCGACGGTGTACGCCCTGGAGGGCTCCATCGCCGTCACCGGCTCGCTGGTGCAGTGGATGCGCGACCAGATGGGCCTGATCTCCACCGCCGCCGAGATCGAGACGCTCGCGCTCTCGGTCGAGGACAACGGCGGCGCCTACTTCGTACCGGCCTTCTCCGGCCTGTTCGCCCCGCACTGGCGCTCCGACGCGCGCGGTGTGATCGCGGGCCTGACCCGGTACGTCACCAAGGCGCACCTCGCGCGCGCCGTCCTGGAGGCCACCGCCTGGCAGACGCGGGAGATCGCGGACGCCATGACGAAGGACTCCGGGGTCGAGCTGACCACGCTCAAGGTGGACGGCGGCATGACCGCGAACAACCTGCTGATGCAGCAGCTCGCGGACGTGCTGGACGCCCCCGTGGTGCGCCCGATGGTCGCCGAGACCACCTGTCTCGGCGCCGCCTACGCCGCCGGTCTCGCCGTCGGCTTCTGGTCCAGCACCGACGAGCTGCGCGCCAACTGGCGCCGGGCCGCCGAGTGGACCCCCCGCATGGACGCGGAGACCCGCGACCGTGAGTACAAGAGCTGGCTCAAGGCCGTCGAGCGGACCATGGGCTGGCAGGACGAGAGCTGA
- a CDS encoding MIP/aquaporin family protein: MSSSDIFIGETIGTAILILLGGGVCAAVTLKASKARGAGWLAIAFGWGFAVLTAVYTSAPLSGAHLNPAVTLALAIKDHDYGNLPVYWGGQLLGAMIGATLVWVAYLGQFHAHLTDREIVGGPGAQDTVKAVEAEEAAAGPVLGIFSTGPEIRNAVQNLLTEIIGTIVLVLAVLTQGLNNEGNGLGPVGALITALVVVSIGLSLGGPTGYAINPARDLGPRIVHALLPLPNKGGSDWSYAWVPVVGPLIGGAIAAGIYNVAFA, translated from the coding sequence GTGTCCAGCTCCGACATCTTCATCGGCGAGACCATAGGTACCGCCATACTCATCCTGCTCGGCGGCGGTGTGTGTGCCGCCGTGACGCTGAAGGCGTCCAAGGCGCGCGGCGCCGGATGGCTGGCCATCGCCTTCGGGTGGGGTTTTGCCGTTCTGACGGCCGTCTACACCTCGGCGCCCCTCTCCGGCGCGCATCTCAACCCGGCCGTGACCCTCGCACTGGCGATCAAGGATCACGACTACGGCAACCTCCCCGTGTACTGGGGCGGCCAGTTGCTCGGCGCGATGATCGGCGCCACGCTGGTCTGGGTGGCGTATCTCGGCCAGTTCCACGCGCACCTCACCGACCGGGAGATCGTCGGCGGGCCCGGTGCGCAGGACACGGTCAAGGCGGTCGAGGCCGAGGAAGCGGCCGCGGGCCCGGTGCTGGGCATCTTCTCCACCGGTCCGGAGATCCGGAACGCGGTGCAGAACCTCCTGACGGAGATCATCGGAACGATCGTGCTGGTGCTGGCGGTCCTCACGCAGGGCCTGAACAACGAGGGCAACGGTCTGGGCCCGGTGGGCGCCCTGATCACGGCCCTGGTGGTCGTCTCGATCGGCCTGTCGCTGGGCGGTCCGACGGGGTACGCGATCAACCCGGCCCGTGACCTGGGCCCGCGCATCGTGCACGCCCTGCTGCCGCTGCCCAATAAGGGCGGTTCGGACTGGAGCTACGCGTGGGTCCCGGTCGTCGGTCCACTGATCGGCGGCGCCATCGCTGCGGGCATCTACAACGTCGCTTTTGCTTGA
- a CDS encoding glycerol-3-phosphate dehydrogenase/oxidase, which yields MTSPTTLKSVPALGTHPASGSNPSRAETREQLAGASYDLLVIGGGILGISTAWHAAQSGLRVALVDAGDFAGATSSASSKLLHGGLRYLQTGAVRLVAENHFERRAVSRQVAPHLANPLTFYLPVYKGGPHGAAKLGAGVFAYSALSAFGDGVGHLLSPSKAAQDVPELRTENLKAVAVYGDDQMNDARMALMTVRAAVDAGAVVLNHAEVTGLRTTRGRVTGAELKDRLTGEEFGVNARLVLNATGPWVDHLRRMEDPHAAPSIRLSKGAHLVLKRTAPWKAALATPIDKYRITFALPWEDMLLLGTTDEVYEGDPADVSVTEADISQILDEAAFSVRDQQLQRDLITYSFAGLRVLPGGPGDTAKAKRETVVTEGPGGMLSVAGGKWTTFRHIGRTVLKKLEELPGRPLGDDFEPVSELPKRLPLPGVANPRAVEHRLLVDRPAPGPRMGADTARHLATHYGSLAFDIARLANEHPELAERVHPDAPEIWAQVVWARDQEWAETADDVLRRRTTLTIRGLATDDVRAKVREVLDGKRK from the coding sequence ATGACCAGTCCCACCACCCTGAAGTCCGTACCTGCCCTTGGCACGCACCCGGCCTCCGGCTCCAACCCGAGCCGCGCCGAGACCAGGGAGCAGCTCGCGGGGGCGTCGTACGACCTACTTGTGATCGGCGGCGGCATCCTGGGCATCTCCACCGCCTGGCACGCCGCGCAGTCCGGGCTCAGGGTGGCGCTGGTCGACGCCGGTGACTTCGCCGGCGCCACCTCCTCCGCCTCGTCCAAGCTGCTCCACGGCGGTCTGCGCTACCTGCAGACCGGCGCGGTGCGGCTGGTGGCGGAGAACCACTTCGAGCGGCGGGCGGTGTCCCGCCAGGTGGCCCCCCACCTGGCGAACCCGCTCACCTTCTACCTCCCGGTGTACAAGGGCGGCCCGCACGGCGCGGCCAAGCTCGGCGCGGGCGTCTTCGCCTACTCGGCGCTCTCCGCGTTCGGGGACGGCGTGGGCCACCTGCTCTCGCCCTCGAAGGCCGCGCAGGACGTGCCCGAGCTGCGCACCGAGAACCTGAAGGCCGTGGCCGTGTACGGCGACGACCAGATGAACGACGCCCGCATGGCGCTGATGACGGTCCGCGCGGCCGTCGACGCGGGCGCGGTCGTCCTCAACCACGCCGAGGTCACCGGGCTGCGCACCACGCGCGGCCGGGTCACCGGCGCCGAGCTGAAGGACCGGCTCACCGGGGAGGAGTTCGGCGTCAACGCCCGCCTGGTGCTGAACGCGACCGGACCCTGGGTGGACCACCTGCGCCGGATGGAGGACCCGCACGCGGCCCCCTCGATCCGTCTGTCCAAGGGCGCGCACCTGGTCCTGAAGCGCACCGCCCCCTGGAAGGCGGCGCTGGCCACCCCGATCGACAAGTACCGCATCACGTTCGCCCTGCCCTGGGAGGACATGCTGCTGCTCGGCACCACCGACGAGGTGTACGAGGGCGATCCGGCCGACGTGTCCGTCACCGAGGCGGACATATCCCAGATCCTGGACGAGGCCGCGTTCTCCGTGCGGGACCAGCAGCTCCAGCGGGATCTGATCACCTACTCCTTCGCCGGGCTGCGGGTGCTGCCGGGCGGTCCCGGTGACACCGCGAAGGCGAAGCGGGAGACCGTGGTCACCGAGGGTCCGGGCGGCATGCTGTCGGTGGCCGGCGGCAAGTGGACCACGTTCCGGCACATCGGGCGCACCGTGCTGAAGAAGCTGGAGGAGCTGCCGGGCCGGCCGCTCGGTGACGACTTCGAGCCGGTGTCGGAGCTGCCCAAGCGGCTGCCGCTGCCCGGTGTCGCCAACCCGCGCGCGGTCGAGCACCGGCTGCTGGTGGACCGTCCGGCGCCCGGTCCGCGCATGGGCGCCGACACCGCCCGCCATCTGGCCACGCACTACGGCTCGCTCGCCTTCGACATCGCCCGCCTCGCCAACGAGCACCCCGAGCTGGCCGAGCGGGTCCACCCGGACGCCCCGGAGATCTGGGCGCAGGTCGTCTGGGCCCGCGACCAGGAGTGGGCCGAGACGGCGGACGACGTGCTGCGCCGCCGCACCACGCTCACCATCCGCGGCCTGGCCACCGACGACGTGCGCGCCAAGGTGCGCGAGGTCCTGGACGGCAAGCGGAAGTAG